In one Culex quinquefasciatus strain JHB chromosome 2, VPISU_Cqui_1.0_pri_paternal, whole genome shotgun sequence genomic region, the following are encoded:
- the LOC119766181 gene encoding uncharacterized protein K02A2.6-like, which translates to MILFAPSDLKEKLLQVEDLNIDEAAKIISSHESIKLQAQVMGQAQLEDMDATAGVNKIHHRPHRGPPPKCTRCGYTDHARTDRNCPARNRQCSKCGANGHFAVMCLTGPKRKFRDEAGPSKRWKTERIREVRTDESKPPESFIFNIGDQNEMIWLRVGGVLLHVLVDSGCKKNIVDESSWKYLKANGVQVTNQQVNCEEIFLPYGSQAKPLTTLGKFDAIVTIDDGGRKIEETATFYVIKEGQQCLLGRVTATSLGVLRIGLPSTHGINAIEPKEKHAFPKISGVQVEIPIDDSVTPICQHPRRPPIALQSRIEDKINALLASDIIEPVEEGCQWVSPLVTVVKDNGDLRLCVDMRRANTAILRERHIMPTIEDFLPRFTTAKYFSRLDVKEAFHQVELKEESRYITTFITHVGLFRYKRLMYGIVIASEVFQRIMEQILCPYSKNVVNYIDDILIFGSTEKEHDDVLRAVLNTLHDRGILLNQEKCLFKACKLQFLGHEISSEGVEPCGSKVEALQNFRAPSTPEEVRSFLGLVTYIGRFLPDLATVTAPLRQLTHSGVKFVWGKEQQEAFLRLKDMISNVKLLYFFDNSLRTRVIADASPVALGAVLIQFGDETDDSPRPIAYASKSLTETERRYCQTEKEALALVWSVERFTVYLIGRSFELETDHKPLEAIFQPTSRPCARIERWLLRLQSFRFHVKYRKGAGNIADPLSRLVQHSSSENFDTDNQFMILAVCQSVAVDIHELDQATKSDSVLEAVKQCIRTGNWDPPEAKPFHPFRSEMCVLDDLLVRHDKLVVPDKLRARMLDLAHEGHPGESVMKRRLRDRVWWPGIDRDVTRRVVSCDGCRLVGLPNRPKPMCRRPLPCKPWVDIAIDFLGPLPCGVYLLVVIDYYSRYKEVELMTRITAKETVQRLDKIFTRLGYPQTITLDNAKQFVGIEIQEYCKTHGIYLNHSAPYWPQENGLVEKQNRSFLKRLKISHALNRDWKQDLREYLVMYYTTPHSTTGKTPTEMLYGRTIRSKIPALSDIEELRQTLKKPIGTAF; encoded by the coding sequence ATGATACTCTTTGCCCCCAGCGACCTGAAAGAGAAATTGCTACAAGTGGAGGACCTGAACATCGACGAAGCCGCGAAGATCATTAGCTCACATGAATCGATTAAACTACAAGCCCAAGTGATGGGCCAGGCTCAGCTAGAGGACATGGATGCGACCGCAGGTGTCAACAAGATCCATCACCGACCGCACCGTGGGCCACCACCGAAATGCACCCGCTGTGGTTACACAGATCATGCGAGAACGGATCGTAACTGTCCGGCTCGGAACAGACAGTGCTCAAAATGCGGAGCGAATGGACATTTCGCGGTCATGTGCCTCACGGGGCCGAAACGAAAGTTCAGAGATGAAGCCGGCCCGAGCAAGCGCTGGAAGACAGAGCGGATCCGAGAAGTTAGGACTGACGAGAGCAAACCACCTGAGAGCTTCATTTTCAACATCGGAGATCAAAATGAAATGATCTGGCTGAGAGTGGGTGGAGTTTTGCTTCATGTTTTGGTTGATTCAGGATGCAAGAAAAATATCGTCGACGAGAGCTCTTGGAAGTACCTCAAAGCGAACGGTGTCCAAGTCACCAACCAACAAGTGAACTGCGAAGAAATTTTCTTGCCGTACGGATCCCAAGCTAAACCGCTGACGACCCTGGGTAAATTTGATGCGATCGTTACGATTGATGACGGCGGGCGGAAGATCGAGGAAACGGCGACGTTTTACGTTATCAAAGAAGGTCAACAGTGCCTACTTGGCCGTGTCACAGCAACAAGTCTGGGAGTGCTACGAATCGGACTGCCGAGTACGCATGGCATCAACGCAATTGAACCGAAAGAAAAACACGCTTTTCCGAAGATCAGCGGGGTACAGGTGGAAATTCCGATCGACGACTCAGTGACACCCATCTGCCAACACCCACGTCGGCCGCCCATCGCCCTGCAATCTCGGATCGAGGACAAAATAAACGCACTACTGGCCAGCGACATCATCGAACCAGTCGAAGAGGGTTGTCAGTGGGTCTCGCCGCTGGTAACAGTCGTCAAGGACAACGGGGATCTTCGATTGTGTGTCGACATGCGCAGGGCGAATACGGCAATACTGCGGGAACGACACATCATGCCAACCATCGAAGATTTCCTCCCAAGATTCACGACCGCAAAGTACTTCAGTCGCCTCGATGTCAAAGAAGCGTTCCATCAGGTGGAGCTCAAAGAGGAGAGCAGGTACATAACCACGTTCATCACTCACGTGGGGCTTTTTCGGTACAAGCGGCTCATGTACGGAATCGTGATCGCATCTGAAGTATTCCAACGCATCATGGAGCAGATTCTGTGTCCCTACAGCAAAAACGTGGTCAACTATATCGACGACATTCTCATTTTTGGTTCGACCGAAAAGGAACACGACGACGTTCTGCGGGCAGTGTTGAACACACTGCACGATCGCGGAATCCTTCTGAaccaagaaaagtgcttgttcAAAGCTTGCAAGCTCCAGTTTCTTGGCCACGAGATTTCTTCGGAAGGCGTTGAACCGTGTGGAAGTAAAGTGGAAGCCCTGCAGAACTTCCGGGCACCGTCGACGCCAGAGGAAGTCCGGAGTTTTTTGGGATTGGTAACATACATTGGCCGCTTCCTCCCGGACCTCGCAACGGTTACCGCTCCACTTCGCCAGCTGACACATTCCGGGGTTAAATTCGTTTGGGGCAAGGAGCAACAGGAAGCCTTCCTGCGTCTGAAGGATATGATCTCGAACGTGAAATTGCTCTACTTTTTTGACAACTCGCTGCGGACAAGGGTAATCGCGGACGCGTCGCCGGTCGCTCTGGGCGCGGTTTTGATCCAGTTCGGCGACGAAACAGACGACTCCCCGCGACCAATTGCTTATGCAAGCAAGAGCCTGACCGAAACCGAGCGCAGATATTGTCAAACCGAAAAAGAAGCGCTCGCACTGGTCTGGAGTGTGGAGAGGTTCACCGTGTATCTGATCGGCCGAAGTTTTGAATTAGAAACCGATCACAAACCCCTGGAAGCGATTTTCCAACCTACCTCCAGACCATGTGCCAGAATCGAGCGTTGGCTGCTTCGACTCCAATCATTCAGGTTCCACGTCAAGTATCGGAAGGGCGCGGGAAATATTGCCGATCCGCTGTCGCGTCTAGTTCAGCACTCCTCATCCGAGAACTTCGACACTGACAATCAGTTCATGATACTTGCTGTATGCCAGTCAGTCGCAGTCGACATCCATGAACTCGATCAAGCTACCAAGTCGGACTCGGTACTAGAAGCAGTCAAACAGTGCATCCGCACCGGAAACTGGGACCCGCCGGAGGCCAAACCGTTCCATCCTTTCAGAAGCGAGATGTGCGTGTTGGACGATCTGCTTGTTCGACACGATAAGCTGGTTGTTCCTGATAAACTGAGGGCAAGGATGCTGGATTTGGCTCACGAAGGTCACCCGGGTGAGTCTGTTATGAAACGTCGGCTCAGAGACCGAGTATGGTGGCCGGGAATCGACCGAGACGTCACGCGTCGGGTTGTCTCGTGCGATGGTTGTCGATTGGTTGGACTGCCCAATAGACCGAAGCCCATGTGTCGTCGGCCTCTTCCGTGTAAGCCATGGGTTGACATAGCTATAGACTTTCTGGGACCGCTGCCATGTGGAGTGTACCTGCTGGTCGTCATCGATTATTACAGTCGATATAAGGAAGTAGAACTGATGACGAGGATAACTGCGAAGGAAACGGTGCAAAGACTCGACAAGATCTTTACACGACTGGGGTACCCACAAACGATAACGCTGGACAACGCCAAGCAGTTCGTCGGAATAGAAATCCAAGAGTACTGCAAAACGCACGGCATCTACCTGAATCATTCGGCTCCGTATTGGCCACAGGAGAACGGACTAGTGGAGAAGCAGAACCGATCGTTCCTGAAGAGGTTGAAGATCAGCCACGCTCTGAACAGAGACTGGAAGCAGGATCTACGGGAGTATCTGGTCATGTATTACACTACACCGCACTCGACCACCGGCAAGACACCAACCGAGATGCTGTATGGCCGGACCATCCGGTCGAAGATTCCGGCGCTCAGTGACATCGAGGAGCTCCGTCAAACACTGAAGAAGCCGATCGGGACCGCATTCTGA